A DNA window from Labrus mixtus chromosome 4, fLabMix1.1, whole genome shotgun sequence contains the following coding sequences:
- the LOC132972328 gene encoding transcription factor Maf-like, protein MASELAMSNSDLPTSPLAMEYVNDFDLMKFEVKKEPVEPDRSISQCSRLVAGGSLSSTPMSTPCSSVPPSPSFSAPSPGSGSEQKAHLEDFYWMTGYQQQLNPEALGFSPEDAVEALISSSHQLQTFDGYARGQQFGGAAGPGGTMGGEEMGSAAAVVSAVIAAAAAQNGTPHLHHHHHHHHHPGSHHPSSGSQSGAGNHQHLRLDDRFSDEQLVTMSVRELNRQLRGVSKEEVIRLKQKRRTLKNRGYAQSCRYKRVQQRHVLEGEKTQLIQQVDHLKQEISRLARERDAYKEKYEKLISTGFRENGGSASDNNPSSPEFFMTSRKFLHL, encoded by the exons ATGGCATCAGAGCTGGCAATGAGCAACTCCGACCTGCCCACCAGTCCCCTGGCCATGGAATATGTTAATGACTTCGATCTGATGAAGTTTGAAGTGAAAAAGGAGCCGGTGGAGCCCGATCGCAGCATCAGCCAGTGCAGCCGCCTGGTCGCCGGGGGATCCCTGTCTTCCACCCCGATGAGCACGCCTTGCAGCTCGGTTCCCCCCTCTCCAAGCTTCTCGGCGCCCAGTCCGGGATCAGGGAGCGAACAGAAGGCGCACTTGGAGGATTTCTACTGGATGACCGGGTACCAACAGCAGTTGAACCCCGAGGCTCTGGGCTTTAGCCCGGAGGACGCCGTAGAGGCGCTGATCAGCAGCAGTCACCAGCTCCAGACCTTCGATGGCTATGCCAGGGGGCAGCAGTTCGGCGGCGCAGCCGGGCCAGGAGGCACCATGGGCGGGGAGGAGATGGGATCAGCGGCCGCCGTGGTGTCCGCGGTTATCGCCGCAGCCGCAGCTCAGAACGGGACACCGCAcctccaccaccatcaccatcaccaccaccacccaggGTCACACCACCCCTCCTCCGGGTCTCAGTCCGGCGCAGGAAACCACCAGCACCTGCGACTGGACGACCGCTTCTCGGACGAGCAGCTGGTGACCATGTCGGTGCGGGAACTGAACCGGCAGCTCCGGGGGGTCAGCAAGGAAGAGGTGATCCGTCtgaaacagaagaggaggacaCTAAAGAACAGAGGCTATGCCCAGTCCTGCCGCTACAAGCGGGTCCAGCAGCGGCACGTCCTGGAGGGAGAGAAGACGCAGCTCATACAGCAGGTGGACCACCTCAAGCAGGAGATCTCGCGGCTCGCCAGGGAGAGGGACGCCTACAAAGAGAAATACGAGAAGCTCATCAGCACCGGCTTCCGAGAAAACGGGGGCTCCGCCAGCGACAACAACCCCTCATCCCCGGAGTTTTTCAT GACATCAAGAAAATTCCTCCACCTGTGA